A genomic window from Macaca thibetana thibetana isolate TM-01 chromosome 16, ASM2454274v1, whole genome shotgun sequence includes:
- the LOC126938550 gene encoding leucine-rich repeat-containing protein 37A-like, translating into MSTSIAAQLLDLGLTITPEPTMEVEHSTPLKKTLVSPKHPKVTLPHPDQVQTHHSNLTQATVQPLDLELTLTPESTMEVEPSPTMQKTLTWSPELRKEVVAQPPVYFEMSVPTPGQDQAQHPTSPSVTVQPLDLGLTITPESITEVETSTALMTTAPPPEHLEVTLPPPDKGQAQHSNLTQVTVQPLDLELTITTEPTIEVKPSPTMEETSTQPPDLGLAITPEPTTEIGHSTALEKTTAPCPDQVQTLH; encoded by the coding sequence ATGTCAACCAGCATTGCAGCTCAACTTTTGGACCTGGGACTTACTATCACTCCAGAACCCACTATGGAGGTTGAACATTCTACACCCCTGAAGAAGACTCTAGTTTCTCCAAAGCACCCTAAGGTGACACTTCCACATCCAGACCAGGTTCAGACTCACCATTCAAACCTGACTCAAGCCACAGTTCAACCTTTGGATCTGGAACTTACCTTAACTCCAGAATCCACTATGGAGGTTGAACCTTCTCCAACCATGCAGAAGACCCTAACTTGGTCTCCAGAGCTACGTAAGGAGGTTGTAGCTCAACCTCCTGTATATTTTGAGATGTCCGTGCCAACACCAGGCCAGGATCAAGCTCAGCATCCAACATCACCCAGCGTCACAGTTCAACCTTTGGATCTGGGGCTTACCATCACTCCAGAATCTATTACAGAGGTTGAAACTTCTACAGCCCTGATGACTACAGCTCCTCCTCCAGAGCACCTTGAGGTGACACTTCCACCTCCAGACAAGGGTCAGGCTCAGCATTCAAACCTGACTCAAGTCACAGTTCAACCTCTGGACCTGGAGCTTACCATAACTACAGAACCTACTATAGAGGTTAAACCATCTCCAACCATGGAGGAGACCTCAACTCAGCCTCCAGACCTGGGACTTGCCATCACTCCAGAACCCACTACAGAGATTGGACATTCTACAGCCCTGGAGAAGACTACAGCTCCTTGTCCAGACCAGGTTCAGACTCTGCATTGA